A genomic stretch from Actinomadura rubteroloni includes:
- a CDS encoding Rne/Rng family ribonuclease, translating to MLENEAESATAAGTAQVKKPARTTRRAASRPAGPPPEVEEAAAPVVPALETAPAAPVRKPKVTRTTRTRKKVVPVEPAEESTTGSAAEPAALATGTASTAGTEAAPAAGTAPEAAPAAGTATEAGTATGRKAGRGSARSGTAASAAGGASEDAASARGGKDAAEAAPESAAEPAADKPAARSRTRRRTAAAAPAVEAVAAPAEPETETAPETAQEPQAERPAARTRSRRRAVAPAGPPPEPPAEDTAPAPAEPVAAPADGTPAEPDTEEGETGVPAGIPSVTFQPPMVVFQPPQPTASTPRTEREAVAVEETAETAEPAATAEEAAEDDESAERSGRRRRRRGGRGRGKSGKDGAADEGGDEPAEAEQPAPEKAKKETKKEAVAPAAEAEAEDDDEQGDGEGTGSRRRRRRRRRAGAEDAVAADEPNTVVHVRDARTVEDEVQSVRGSTRLEAKKQRRREGREQGRRRPPVITEAEFLARRESVERTMVVRQEGERTQIAVLEDDVLVEHYVNRATNQSYVGNVYLGKVQNVLPSMEAAFVDIGKGRNAVLYAGEVNWDASGLEGQPRRIEVALKSGQSVLVQVTKDPMGHKGARLTSQISLPGRYLVYVPDGSMTGISRKLPDKERARLKQILKKIMPEHAGVIVRTAAEGATEEELSRDVARLSAQWENIRKQQKTASAPSLLHGEPDLTVRVIRDIFNEDFAKLVVAGDGAWDTVSEYVHYVAPHLQDRVERWEGGRDAFAAYRVDEQIAKALERKVWLPSGGSLVIDRTEAMTVIDVNTGKFTGQGGNLEETVTRNNLEAAEEIVRQLRLRDIGGIIVVDFIDMVLESNRDLVLRRLVECLSRDRTKHQVAEVTSLGLVQMTRKRVGQGLLEAFSETCECCNGRGIHLQPTPVESKDAKAQGNSGTKEPGGRRRKRKGDVEKAVEDKLARQDAARAADDDDDDTDESDPQAVVEAAEAAAESATAAPGALTADEPVETEESEPAATAGRRRRTRRTKKDEPAE from the coding sequence ATGCTTGAGAACGAAGCCGAATCGGCCACGGCCGCCGGCACCGCACAGGTGAAGAAGCCGGCGCGCACGACACGCCGCGCCGCGAGCAGGCCCGCGGGCCCGCCGCCGGAGGTCGAGGAGGCCGCAGCGCCCGTCGTGCCGGCCCTGGAGACCGCCCCGGCCGCGCCCGTGCGCAAGCCGAAGGTCACGCGGACGACGCGCACGCGCAAGAAGGTCGTGCCGGTCGAGCCCGCCGAAGAGTCCACCACCGGATCCGCCGCCGAGCCCGCCGCGCTCGCGACCGGGACCGCGTCCACCGCCGGGACCGAGGCCGCGCCGGCCGCCGGGACGGCGCCCGAGGCCGCGCCGGCTGCCGGGACCGCGACCGAGGCGGGGACCGCGACCGGGCGCAAGGCCGGGCGCGGGTCCGCCCGCAGCGGCACCGCCGCGTCCGCCGCCGGGGGCGCGTCCGAGGACGCCGCGTCCGCGCGCGGTGGCAAGGACGCGGCCGAGGCCGCCCCGGAGAGCGCGGCCGAGCCTGCGGCGGACAAGCCCGCCGCGCGCTCCCGGACCCGCCGCCGCACCGCCGCAGCGGCGCCCGCCGTCGAGGCCGTCGCCGCGCCCGCCGAGCCCGAGACCGAGACGGCGCCCGAGACGGCGCAGGAGCCGCAGGCCGAGCGGCCCGCCGCGCGGACGCGGTCGCGGCGCCGTGCCGTCGCGCCCGCCGGGCCGCCGCCCGAGCCGCCCGCCGAGGACACCGCGCCCGCGCCGGCCGAGCCCGTCGCCGCGCCCGCCGACGGCACGCCCGCCGAGCCGGACACCGAGGAGGGCGAGACCGGCGTTCCGGCCGGGATCCCGTCGGTGACGTTCCAGCCGCCGATGGTCGTGTTCCAGCCGCCGCAGCCGACCGCGTCCACGCCGCGCACCGAGCGCGAGGCCGTCGCCGTCGAGGAGACCGCCGAGACGGCCGAGCCCGCCGCCACCGCCGAGGAGGCCGCCGAGGACGATGAGTCCGCCGAGCGGTCGGGCCGTCGCCGGCGCCGCCGGGGCGGCCGGGGCCGGGGCAAGAGCGGCAAGGACGGCGCCGCCGACGAGGGCGGCGACGAGCCGGCCGAGGCCGAGCAGCCCGCGCCCGAGAAGGCGAAGAAGGAGACCAAGAAGGAGGCCGTCGCGCCCGCCGCCGAGGCCGAGGCCGAGGACGACGACGAGCAGGGCGACGGCGAGGGCACGGGCAGCCGCCGCCGGCGCCGGCGCCGCCGCCGCGCGGGCGCCGAGGACGCGGTCGCGGCCGACGAGCCGAACACCGTCGTGCACGTCCGGGACGCGCGGACGGTCGAGGACGAGGTCCAGTCCGTCCGGGGCTCCACCCGCCTGGAGGCCAAGAAGCAGCGCCGCCGCGAGGGCCGCGAGCAGGGCCGCCGCCGCCCGCCGGTGATCACCGAGGCGGAGTTCCTGGCGCGCCGCGAGTCGGTGGAGCGGACGATGGTCGTCCGCCAGGAGGGCGAGCGGACGCAGATCGCGGTGCTGGAGGACGACGTCCTCGTGGAGCACTACGTCAACCGCGCGACGAACCAGTCCTACGTCGGCAACGTGTACCTCGGCAAGGTGCAGAACGTGCTGCCGTCGATGGAGGCGGCGTTCGTCGACATCGGCAAGGGCCGCAACGCCGTCCTGTACGCGGGCGAGGTCAACTGGGACGCGTCGGGGCTGGAGGGCCAGCCGCGCCGCATCGAGGTCGCGCTGAAGTCGGGCCAGTCGGTGCTGGTGCAGGTCACCAAGGACCCGATGGGCCACAAGGGCGCCCGGCTGACCAGCCAGATCTCGCTGCCCGGCCGCTACCTCGTGTACGTGCCGGACGGCTCGATGACGGGCATCAGCCGCAAGCTGCCCGACAAGGAGCGCGCCCGCCTCAAGCAGATCCTCAAGAAGATCATGCCCGAGCACGCCGGGGTGATCGTCCGGACGGCCGCCGAGGGCGCCACCGAGGAGGAGCTGTCGCGGGACGTCGCGCGGCTGTCGGCGCAGTGGGAGAACATCCGCAAGCAGCAGAAGACGGCGTCGGCGCCGTCGCTGCTGCACGGCGAGCCGGACCTGACCGTCCGCGTCATCCGCGACATCTTCAACGAGGACTTCGCCAAGCTGGTCGTCGCGGGCGACGGCGCGTGGGACACCGTGTCGGAGTACGTCCACTACGTCGCGCCGCACCTGCAGGACCGGGTGGAGCGCTGGGAGGGCGGCCGGGACGCGTTCGCCGCCTACCGCGTGGACGAGCAGATCGCCAAGGCGCTGGAGCGCAAGGTGTGGCTGCCGAGCGGCGGTTCGCTGGTCATCGACCGCACCGAGGCGATGACGGTCATCGACGTCAACACCGGCAAGTTCACCGGCCAGGGCGGGAACCTGGAGGAGACGGTCACCCGCAACAACCTGGAGGCGGCCGAGGAGATCGTCCGCCAGCTCCGGCTGCGCGACATCGGCGGCATCATCGTGGTCGACTTCATCGACATGGTGCTGGAGAGCAACCGGGACCTCGTCCTGCGGCGGCTCGTGGAGTGCCTGTCGCGGGACCGCACCAAGCACCAGGTCGCGGAGGTGACGTCGCTCGGCCTCGTCCAGATGACGCGCAAGCGGGTCGGGCAGGGGCTGCTGGAGGCGTTCTCGGAGACCTGCGAGTGCTGCAACGGCCGCGGGATCCACCTCCAGCCCACGCCGGTGGAGTCCAAGGACGCCAAGGCGCAGGGCAACAGTGGCACCAAGGAGCCCGGCGGGCGGCGCCGCAAGCGCAAGGGCGACGTGGAGAAGGCGGTCGAGGACAAGCTCGCCCGCCAGGACGCGGCGCGGGCCGCCGACGATGACGACGACGACACCGACGAGTCCGACCCGCAGGCCGTGGTGGAGGCCGCCGAGGCCGCCGCCGAGTCGGCCACGGCGGCGCCGGGCGCGCTGACCGCCGACGAGCCGGTGGAGACCGAGGAGTCCGAGCCCGCCGCGACGGCGGGCCGCCGCCGGCGCACCCGCCGGACGAAGAAGGACGAGCCCGCCGAGTAG
- the mrdA gene encoding penicillin-binding protein 2 — protein MSSRTHFRLVVLYVIVGALLLTLVSRLWTMQVLQGEHYQQVAADNRTRDIVVPAVRGMILDDTGRPLVRNRTALVVSVDRTTLMRQKDKGAAVLSRLATVLGTTRQALEMRIRLCGPTTPRPCWPGSPYQPIPVDDRVNDKRALQIVERQEDFPGVTAEMQAVREYPRPSGAGAAQVLGYLQPITQAELDRQKNLKVTGYAGADLIGRDGLEATYDEQLRGVPGERTVLVDSQGRVTGTAKEKAPVPGANLVTSINSKIQAAAEKSLAEAVQSARAHGRKADAAAAVVMDVTNGHLAALASYPTYDPSIWTGGISQQQYESLLGKKEGQPLVSRAIQGQYAPGSTFKISSVAAAVNSGYPLNGTYPCPGSYKVGSRAFTNFEGESHGDMNLHQALVVSCDTIFYKFAYEQWLRDGGTRPKKHPADPMVAMARDYGFGSRTGVDLPSEVAGRIPDRSWKKAYWDATKTADCKGAKQGYPEIAKTDPARAAYLKAVSAENCAQGYAWRAGDAANLSVGQGDVLATPLQVARAYAAVANGGTLVVPRVATSLVRPDGSRAQQVGAPPAGKLPVSKNVLSYIRGGLAGVVKSGTAAGAFGGFDDKKLAVAGKTGTAEVYGHDDTSWFASFAPVQNPRFVVVVMTSQGGTGAETSAPAVRRIWEAMYGLNGQKPALVNGQLPNVLPKPADDGAGKAP, from the coding sequence GTGAGCTCCCGGACGCACTTCCGGCTCGTCGTCCTCTACGTGATCGTCGGCGCGCTGCTGCTGACGCTCGTCAGCCGCCTGTGGACGATGCAGGTCCTCCAGGGCGAGCACTACCAGCAGGTCGCCGCCGACAACCGCACCCGCGACATCGTGGTGCCCGCCGTCCGCGGCATGATCCTGGACGACACCGGGCGCCCGCTCGTCCGCAACCGCACCGCGCTCGTCGTCTCCGTCGACCGGACGACGCTGATGCGCCAGAAGGACAAGGGCGCCGCCGTCCTGTCCCGGCTCGCGACCGTGCTCGGCACGACGCGGCAGGCGCTGGAGATGCGGATCCGGCTGTGCGGGCCGACGACGCCGCGCCCGTGCTGGCCCGGCTCGCCCTACCAGCCGATCCCGGTGGACGACCGCGTCAACGACAAGCGCGCCCTCCAGATCGTGGAGCGCCAGGAGGACTTCCCGGGCGTCACCGCCGAGATGCAGGCCGTCCGGGAGTACCCGCGGCCGTCGGGCGCGGGCGCCGCGCAGGTCCTCGGCTACCTGCAGCCGATCACCCAGGCCGAGCTGGACCGGCAGAAGAACCTCAAGGTCACCGGGTACGCGGGCGCCGACCTCATCGGGCGCGACGGCCTGGAGGCCACCTACGACGAGCAGTTGCGCGGCGTCCCCGGCGAGCGGACGGTCCTGGTGGACAGCCAGGGCCGCGTCACCGGCACCGCGAAGGAGAAGGCGCCCGTCCCCGGCGCGAACCTCGTCACGAGCATCAACTCCAAGATCCAGGCGGCGGCGGAGAAGTCGCTGGCCGAAGCGGTGCAGAGCGCCCGCGCGCACGGCCGCAAGGCCGACGCGGCGGCGGCTGTCGTCATGGACGTCACCAACGGCCACCTCGCCGCGCTCGCCAGCTACCCCACCTACGACCCGAGCATCTGGACCGGCGGCATCTCCCAGCAGCAGTACGAGTCGCTGCTCGGCAAGAAGGAGGGGCAGCCGCTCGTCTCCCGCGCCATCCAGGGCCAGTACGCGCCGGGCTCGACGTTCAAGATCTCGTCGGTGGCCGCCGCCGTGAACAGCGGCTACCCGCTGAACGGTACCTACCCGTGCCCCGGCTCCTACAAGGTCGGCAGCCGCGCCTTCACCAACTTCGAGGGCGAGTCGCACGGGGACATGAACCTGCACCAGGCGCTCGTCGTCTCCTGCGACACGATCTTCTACAAGTTCGCCTACGAGCAGTGGCTCCGCGACGGCGGCACCCGGCCGAAGAAGCACCCCGCCGACCCGATGGTCGCGATGGCCCGCGACTACGGGTTCGGCTCGCGGACCGGCGTGGACCTGCCGAGCGAGGTGGCCGGGCGCATCCCCGACCGGTCCTGGAAGAAGGCGTACTGGGACGCCACCAAGACGGCCGACTGCAAGGGCGCCAAGCAGGGCTACCCCGAGATCGCCAAGACCGACCCGGCGCGCGCCGCCTACCTCAAGGCCGTCTCGGCGGAGAACTGCGCGCAGGGCTACGCCTGGCGCGCCGGCGACGCCGCGAACCTGTCGGTCGGGCAGGGCGACGTGCTCGCCACGCCGCTCCAGGTCGCGCGGGCGTACGCGGCGGTCGCCAACGGCGGGACGCTCGTCGTGCCGCGCGTCGCCACGTCCCTCGTCCGGCCGGACGGCTCGCGCGCCCAGCAGGTCGGCGCGCCGCCCGCGGGCAAGCTGCCGGTGTCCAAGAACGTCCTGTCCTACATCCGGGGCGGGCTCGCGGGCGTGGTGAAGTCCGGCACGGCCGCCGGGGCGTTCGGCGGCTTCGACGACAAGAAACTCGCCGTCGCGGGCAAGACCGGCACCGCCGAGGTCTACGGCCACGACGACACGTCCTGGTTCGCCTCGTTCGCCCCGGTGCAGAACCCGCGGTTCGTCGTGGTCGTCATGACCTCGCAGGGCGGGACGGGCGCCGAGACGTCCGCGCCCGCCGTGCGGCGGATCTGGGAGGCCATGTACGGGCTGAACGGGCAGAAGCCCGCGCTGGTGAACGGGCAGCTCCCGAACGTCCTGCCCAAGCCCGCCGACGACGGCGCCGGGAAGGCCCCGTGA
- a CDS encoding TIGR03936 family radical SAM-associated protein — translation MPEGPAPAPVIQRLRVRYAKRGRLRFTSHRDISRAVERAVRRAGIPVAYSAGFTPHPKISYAGAAATGVASEAEYLELGLTEPRDPERVRRELDAALPGGLDVVDVVVVPPGSGRASALADRLEASEWRVRLDGIGIDEAAAAVAAFLAAEAVEVERLTKKGRRRFDTRPAVSRCELDRRASEAADAPCAILRMVVRHTTPAVRPDDILTGLRQIADLAPPSPPLVTRLAQGPLDAATGGLTDPLGPDRETAQPTGDGAGTAAVPALRPPAVGVDAAGAHP, via the coding sequence ATGCCGGAGGGTCCTGCACCGGCCCCCGTGATCCAGCGTCTGCGGGTCCGCTACGCCAAGCGGGGCAGACTGCGCTTCACGAGCCATCGCGACATATCCCGGGCCGTGGAACGCGCCGTCCGGCGCGCCGGGATCCCGGTCGCGTACAGCGCGGGATTCACCCCGCACCCGAAGATCTCGTACGCGGGTGCGGCGGCCACCGGGGTGGCCAGCGAGGCGGAGTACCTCGAACTCGGGCTCACCGAGCCGCGCGACCCCGAACGGGTCCGTCGCGAGCTCGACGCGGCCCTGCCCGGCGGACTGGACGTCGTGGACGTCGTGGTCGTGCCGCCGGGGTCCGGCCGGGCGAGTGCCCTGGCCGACCGGCTGGAGGCGTCGGAGTGGCGCGTCCGGCTGGACGGGATCGGGATCGACGAGGCCGCCGCAGCCGTGGCGGCGTTCCTGGCCGCCGAGGCGGTCGAGGTCGAACGCCTCACCAAGAAGGGTCGGCGCCGTTTCGACACGCGGCCCGCCGTGTCCCGCTGCGAGCTGGACCGGCGTGCCTCGGAGGCGGCGGATGCCCCTTGTGCGATACTTCGCATGGTTGTCCGGCATACCACTCCTGCCGTACGACCCGACGACATCCTCACCGGACTGCGCCAGATCGCCGACCTCGCGCCGCCGTCACCGCCGTTGGTGACCAGGCTGGCGCAGGGGCCTCTGGACGCGGCCACCGGTGGCCTCACGGATCCGCTCGGACCCGATCGGGAGACCGCGCAGCCGACCGGCGATGGTGCCGGCACGGCGGCCGTGCCTGCCCTTCGCCCGCCGGCCGTGGGCGTGGATGCCGCCGGCGCTCACCCCTAG
- the mreC gene encoding rod shape-determining protein MreC has protein sequence MNDTRRTRSVLGALIVAALVLITVDYRGGENSPLRGLRDLGAAVFGPVERASAAVVRPVGNTFDAITDAPDQRRRAERLERENQRLRERIRAGAIDAGRARQLDRLLGTAGIGGYKIVAAQVISAGQGFEDTVTLDVGSSSGVRRDMTVMSADGLVGRVTRVGPATATVLLATDAASSVGARLEDTKEIGIVTGRGRRGLGDGGATPMRFQLLDANATLKVGQRLVTLGSQGDSPYVPGVPIGVVDRIDRPEGGLSRTAHIRPFARFTSLDVVAVVVAPPKSDPRDAVLPPRPAPPPSPSPTVSPSVSPSPHKTVKAKRKREG, from the coding sequence GTGAACGACACCCGGCGGACCCGGTCGGTCCTCGGTGCGCTGATCGTCGCGGCCCTCGTGCTGATCACGGTCGACTACCGGGGCGGGGAGAACTCGCCGCTGCGCGGCCTGCGCGATCTCGGCGCGGCCGTGTTCGGCCCGGTCGAGCGCGCGTCGGCCGCCGTGGTCCGGCCCGTCGGCAACACCTTCGACGCGATCACCGACGCGCCCGACCAGCGCCGCCGCGCGGAGCGGCTGGAGCGCGAGAACCAGCGGCTGCGCGAGCGGATCCGCGCCGGGGCGATCGACGCCGGCCGCGCCCGCCAGCTCGACCGGCTGCTCGGCACCGCCGGGATCGGCGGCTACAAGATCGTCGCGGCGCAGGTCATCTCGGCGGGCCAGGGCTTCGAGGACACCGTCACGCTCGATGTCGGCAGCAGCAGCGGCGTCCGCCGGGACATGACGGTGATGAGCGCGGACGGTCTCGTCGGCCGCGTCACCCGCGTCGGGCCCGCGACCGCGACCGTCCTGCTCGCGACCGACGCGGCGTCCTCGGTCGGCGCGCGGCTGGAGGACACCAAGGAGATCGGGATCGTCACCGGACGCGGCCGGCGCGGCCTCGGCGACGGCGGCGCCACCCCGATGCGGTTCCAGCTCCTGGACGCGAACGCGACGCTGAAGGTCGGGCAGCGGCTCGTCACGCTCGGCTCGCAGGGCGACTCGCCGTACGTGCCGGGCGTCCCGATCGGGGTCGTGGACCGCATCGACCGTCCCGAAGGCGGGCTGAGCCGCACCGCCCACATTCGGCCGTTCGCGCGGTTCACCAGCCTGGACGTCGTCGCGGTCGTCGTCGCGCCGCCCAAGTCCGACCCGCGCGACGCCGTGCTGCCGCCGCGCCCGGCGCCGCCCCCGTCCCCGTCGCCGACCGTGTCGCCGTCGGTCTCCCCCTCGCCGCACAAGACCGTGAAAGCCAAGCGCAAGAGGGAGGGCTGA
- a CDS encoding TIGR03960 family B12-binding radical SAM protein translates to MPIESLFPRLEPLLPRVQKPIQYVGGELNSEVKDWDAARVRWALMYPDAYEVGLPNQGVQILYEILNERDGVLAERTYSVWSDMEAVMREHGIPQFTVDGHRPVGAFDVLGVSFSTELGYTNLLTALDLAGIPLEAADRTDGHPIVLAGGHAAFNPEPIADFVDAAVLGDGEEIALAITELIREWKDEGEPGGRDEVLLRLARTGGVYVPKFYDVEYLPDGRIQRVAPNRNGVPWRVAKHTVMDLDQWPYPKKPLVPLAETVHERFSVEIFRGCTRGCRFCQAGMITRPVRERSITTIGDMVENGLKASGFEEVGLLSLSSADHSEIAEVAKGLADRYEGTNTSLSLPSTRVDAFNITLAGEFSRGGRRSGLTFAPEGGSERMRRVINKMVSEDDLIRTVTTAYENGWRQVKLYFMCGLPTEEDADVLAIADMARRVIKAGRDATGRRDIRCTVSIGGFVPKPHTPFQWAAQCDHETVDRRLRALKDALRGDREYGRAIGLRYHDGQPSVIEGLLSRGDRRVGRVIRAVWEDGGRFDGWSEHFSFERWLTAAEKALADEPVDVDWYTVRERDEVEVLPWDHLDAGLDREWLWQDWRDAVEETEVEDCRWTPCYDCGVCPTMGTEIQIGPTGRKLLPLNVV, encoded by the coding sequence ATGCCCATCGAGTCGCTCTTCCCACGGCTGGAGCCGCTGCTCCCGCGGGTGCAGAAGCCGATTCAGTACGTCGGCGGGGAGCTGAACTCCGAGGTGAAGGACTGGGACGCGGCCCGCGTCCGGTGGGCGCTGATGTACCCCGACGCCTACGAGGTCGGCCTGCCCAACCAGGGCGTCCAGATCCTGTACGAGATCCTCAACGAGCGCGACGGCGTCCTCGCGGAGCGGACGTACTCGGTGTGGTCGGACATGGAGGCCGTGATGCGGGAGCACGGCATCCCGCAGTTCACCGTGGACGGGCACCGGCCCGTCGGGGCGTTCGACGTCCTCGGCGTCTCGTTCTCCACCGAACTCGGCTACACCAACCTGCTCACCGCGCTGGACCTGGCCGGGATCCCGCTGGAGGCCGCCGACCGCACCGACGGGCACCCGATCGTCCTCGCGGGCGGGCACGCCGCGTTCAACCCCGAGCCGATCGCCGACTTCGTCGACGCGGCCGTCCTCGGCGACGGCGAGGAGATCGCGCTGGCGATCACCGAGCTGATCCGCGAGTGGAAGGACGAGGGCGAGCCCGGCGGACGCGACGAGGTCCTGCTGCGCCTCGCCCGCACCGGCGGCGTCTACGTGCCGAAGTTCTACGACGTCGAGTACCTGCCCGACGGCCGGATCCAGCGCGTCGCGCCGAACCGGAACGGTGTTCCGTGGCGGGTCGCCAAGCACACCGTCATGGACCTGGACCAGTGGCCGTACCCGAAGAAGCCGCTGGTGCCGCTGGCCGAGACCGTCCACGAGCGGTTCAGCGTGGAGATCTTCCGGGGCTGCACGCGCGGCTGCCGGTTCTGCCAGGCCGGGATGATCACCCGTCCGGTGCGCGAGCGGTCGATCACCACGATCGGCGACATGGTCGAGAACGGGCTGAAGGCGTCGGGGTTCGAGGAGGTCGGGCTGCTCAGCCTGTCCAGCGCCGACCACAGCGAGATCGCCGAGGTCGCCAAGGGCCTCGCCGACCGCTACGAGGGCACCAACACGTCGCTGTCGCTGCCGTCCACCCGCGTGGACGCCTTCAACATCACGCTCGCGGGCGAGTTCTCGCGCGGCGGGCGCCGCTCGGGCCTGACGTTCGCGCCCGAGGGCGGCTCGGAGCGGATGCGGCGCGTCATCAACAAGATGGTGTCCGAGGACGACCTCATCCGCACCGTCACGACCGCGTACGAGAACGGCTGGCGGCAGGTCAAGCTGTACTTCATGTGCGGCCTGCCCACCGAGGAGGACGCCGACGTCCTCGCGATCGCCGACATGGCCCGCCGCGTCATCAAGGCCGGCCGCGACGCCACCGGCCGCCGCGACATCCGCTGCACGGTGTCGATCGGCGGGTTCGTCCCGAAGCCGCACACCCCGTTCCAGTGGGCCGCCCAGTGCGACCACGAGACCGTCGACCGCCGCCTGCGCGCCCTCAAGGACGCCCTGCGCGGCGACCGCGAGTACGGCCGCGCCATCGGCCTGCGCTACCACGACGGGCAGCCGTCGGTGATCGAGGGCCTGCTGTCGCGCGGCGACCGCCGCGTCGGCCGGGTGATCCGCGCGGTGTGGGAGGACGGCGGCCGGTTCGACGGCTGGAGCGAGCACTTCTCCTTCGAGCGCTGGCTGACGGCTGCCGAGAAGGCCCTCGCCGACGAGCCCGTGGACGTCGACTGGTACACCGTCCGCGAGCGCGACGAGGTCGAGGTCCTGCCCTGGGACCACCTCGACGCCGGGCTCGACCGCGAATGGCTCTGGCAGGACTGGCGGGACGCGGTCGAGGAGACCGAGGTCGAGGACTGCCGCTGGACGCCCTGCTACGACTGCGGCGTCTGCCCCACGATGGGCACCGAGATCCAGATCGGCCCGACCGGGCGCAAACTGCTCCCGCTGAACGTCGTCTGA
- the rodA gene encoding rod shape-determining protein RodA, with product MTAARSAPLGTRRDPALWRRRASVLRRLDWTMFLSVAALSVLGALLVRSATHRLLLDQGRDPNSFLDRHLLNLVIGVGLCALFTVLDYRLLRAYVPILYGLACLGLLAVITPLGSTVNGSHSWIIIGGGFQVQPSEFAKVGLVVLLAMILGEPRDGEVGPGRRDILMALALAGLPAALIMLQPDLGTTLVFAAVVLGMLAVSGARKRWMAGLVGIGLAGGFLVWFFGLLKAYQIARFTAFLDPSADPAGAGYNAQQARIAVGSGGVSGRGLFHGQQTLGHFVPEQQTDFIFTVAGEELGFLGGALIVALLGVILWRGLRTASQAADLFGTLVASGVVCWLAFQAFENIGMTLGIMPITGLPLPFVSYGGSATFANFIALGLLQAVHLRRRTFD from the coding sequence GTGACCGCCGCCCGGTCCGCGCCGCTCGGCACCCGCCGCGACCCCGCGCTGTGGCGCCGCCGCGCGTCCGTGCTGCGCCGCCTGGACTGGACGATGTTCCTGTCGGTCGCGGCGCTGTCGGTGCTCGGGGCGCTGCTCGTCCGGTCCGCGACGCACCGGCTGCTGCTCGACCAGGGCCGCGACCCGAACTCGTTCCTGGACCGGCACCTGCTGAACCTCGTCATCGGCGTCGGCCTGTGCGCGCTGTTCACCGTGCTGGACTACCGGCTGCTGCGCGCGTACGTCCCGATCCTGTACGGGCTGGCGTGCCTCGGGCTGCTCGCGGTGATCACGCCGCTCGGCTCGACCGTCAACGGCTCGCACTCGTGGATCATCATCGGCGGCGGGTTCCAGGTGCAGCCGTCGGAGTTCGCGAAGGTCGGGCTCGTCGTGCTGCTGGCGATGATCCTCGGCGAGCCGCGCGACGGCGAGGTCGGTCCGGGCCGCCGCGACATCCTCATGGCGCTCGCGCTGGCCGGGCTGCCCGCCGCGCTGATCATGCTCCAGCCCGACCTCGGGACGACGCTGGTGTTCGCCGCCGTCGTCCTCGGGATGCTCGCGGTGTCGGGCGCGCGGAAGCGGTGGATGGCCGGGCTCGTCGGGATCGGCCTCGCGGGCGGGTTCCTCGTCTGGTTCTTCGGGCTGCTCAAGGCGTACCAGATCGCCCGGTTCACGGCGTTCCTGGATCCGTCCGCCGACCCCGCGGGCGCCGGGTACAACGCGCAGCAGGCGCGCATCGCGGTCGGGTCCGGGGGGGTCTCGGGACGCGGGCTGTTCCACGGGCAGCAGACGCTCGGGCACTTCGTCCCCGAGCAGCAGACCGACTTCATCTTCACCGTCGCCGGCGAGGAGCTGGGGTTCCTCGGCGGCGCGCTGATCGTCGCGCTGCTCGGCGTCATCCTGTGGCGCGGGCTGCGCACCGCCAGCCAGGCCGCCGACCTGTTCGGGACGCTCGTCGCGTCCGGCGTCGTGTGCTGGCTGGCGTTCCAGGCGTTCGAGAACATCGGGATGACGCTCGGGATCATGCCGATCACCGGGCTCCCGCTGCCGTTCGTCTCCTACGGCGGGTCGGCGACGTTCGCCAACTTCATCGCGCTCGGGCTGCTCCAGGCCGTCCACCTGCGCCGCCGCACGTTCGACTAG
- the mreD gene encoding rod shape-determining protein MreD: MLNAPEPTPAGRHLTAALVLVVALVLQVSVANRLPLPGAVTPDLVLLTVVALALVNGSLTGVVVGFCAGLAADIIPPADHTIGRYALVYCIIGYVCGMASAEMDRKSVVPFLAVAVGALAGTTVYALTGMLLGDPRASWTIVARMVPLQVFYDVVASPFVVWAVLRVTRRYERADRASRDRFALPAAKYRAMSGRGTGL; encoded by the coding sequence TTGCTGAACGCACCCGAGCCGACTCCGGCGGGCCGCCATCTCACGGCCGCGCTCGTGCTCGTCGTCGCGCTCGTCCTCCAGGTGTCGGTCGCGAACCGGCTGCCGCTGCCCGGCGCCGTCACGCCCGACCTGGTGCTGCTGACGGTCGTCGCGCTCGCGCTGGTGAACGGGTCGCTGACCGGCGTCGTCGTCGGGTTCTGCGCGGGCCTGGCCGCCGACATCATCCCGCCCGCCGACCACACGATCGGCCGGTACGCGCTCGTGTACTGCATCATCGGCTACGTCTGCGGCATGGCGTCGGCCGAGATGGACCGCAAGTCCGTCGTGCCGTTCCTCGCCGTCGCCGTCGGCGCGCTCGCCGGGACGACCGTCTACGCGCTCACCGGCATGCTCCTCGGCGATCCGCGCGCGAGCTGGACGATCGTCGCGCGCATGGTCCCGCTCCAGGTGTTCTACGACGTCGTCGCCAGCCCGTTCGTCGTGTGGGCGGTGCTGCGCGTGACCCGCCGCTACGAACGCGCCGACCGCGCGTCCCGCGACCGGTTCGCGCTGCCCGCCGCCAAGTACCGCGCGATGTCGGGCCGGGGGACCGGGCTGTGA